One part of the Dermacentor silvarum isolate Dsil-2018 chromosome 6, BIME_Dsil_1.4, whole genome shotgun sequence genome encodes these proteins:
- the LOC119456393 gene encoding calmodulin-like protein 4 — protein MARYFREQDIDEFRDCFYLNAHSGQIRTLDELTLIMRSLGLSPTITELKKYYKDKGGKISFADFLEIMHAHSEKESIPDEIVKAFRASDRSGSGQISGRELRRILLNWGEKLTPREVEAIFREARISPNGPVQYNDLVRVVCAPVPDYY, from the exons ATG GCAAGATATTTCAGAGAACAAGATATCGATG AGTTCCGGGACTGCTTTTATCTGAATGCGCATTCCGGACAAATTCGCACCCTCGATGAGCTTACATTGATCATGCGGTCTCTGGGGCTAAGTCCTACAATTACGGAGCTTAAGAAGTATTATAAAGATAAAG GAGGCAAGATCTCATTTGCAGACTTCTTGGAGATCATGCATGCACATAGTGAAAAGGAAAGCATACCTGATGAGATCGTCAAAGCCTTTAGAGCCAGCGACAGATCTGGATCTGGTCAGATCTCTGGGAGAGAGCTACGGCGCATTCTCCTCAACTGGGGAGAGAAGTTGACACCACGTGAAG TGGAAGCAATATTTCGAGAGGCTCGCATTTCACCAAACGGCCCTGTCCAGTACAATGATTTGGTACGGGTCGTTTGTGCACCAGTGCCAGACTACTACTGA